Proteins co-encoded in one Cytophaga hutchinsonii ATCC 33406 genomic window:
- a CDS encoding fructose bisphosphate aldolase — MTIFEQQLRRMKQDKGFIAALDQSGGSTPKALTGYGIQENAYKNEDEMYGLIHAMRSRVLTDKSFTGDKILGVILFEKTLNAKVEGMPTTEYLWKKHIVPFLKIDKGLEEKKNDVQLMKPIPNLAGIIQDAKSKGVFGTKMRSVIFANNQAGIAAVVQQQFEFARIIIENGLVPIIEPEVDIHAADKKEIEATLKAALLEQLNKLTANQNVMLKLTLPAENNFYSDLTTHPQVVRVVALSGGYDFEKATNLLANNKNVIASFSRALLDDLRVDQTTEQFSTVLSKAIDGIYNASIT; from the coding sequence ATGACAATATTTGAACAGCAACTTAGACGCATGAAGCAGGACAAAGGCTTTATTGCAGCATTGGACCAAAGTGGCGGCAGTACGCCTAAAGCATTAACCGGATATGGCATACAGGAAAATGCGTATAAAAACGAAGACGAAATGTATGGTCTTATTCATGCCATGCGGTCACGTGTACTGACAGATAAATCCTTCACTGGAGATAAAATCTTAGGCGTTATTCTATTTGAAAAAACATTAAACGCCAAGGTTGAAGGTATGCCAACGACCGAGTATTTGTGGAAGAAACACATCGTTCCTTTCTTAAAGATTGATAAAGGGCTGGAAGAAAAAAAGAACGATGTGCAATTAATGAAACCAATCCCAAACCTTGCCGGTATCATTCAGGATGCAAAAAGCAAGGGAGTATTTGGCACAAAAATGCGTTCCGTCATTTTTGCAAACAATCAGGCAGGCATTGCAGCTGTTGTGCAGCAGCAGTTTGAATTTGCCCGTATCATTATTGAAAATGGCCTGGTACCAATTATTGAGCCCGAAGTAGATATTCATGCTGCAGATAAAAAAGAAATTGAAGCAACATTAAAAGCAGCCTTACTGGAACAATTAAACAAGCTTACAGCGAATCAAAACGTAATGCTGAAATTAACCCTTCCAGCAGAAAATAATTTCTATAGCGATTTAACAACGCATCCTCAGGTAGTACGTGTTGTTGCTTTATCGGGCGGATATGATTTTGAAAAAGCGACAAACTTGCTGGCAAATAATAAAAACGTCATTGCAAGTTTTTCAAGAGCATTGCTGGATGATCTGAGAGTTGACCAAACAACAGAACAATTCTCAACTGTACTATCGAAAGCTATTGATGGGATATACAACGCATCGATTACATAA
- a CDS encoding SRPBCC family protein has protein sequence MYRIERKQQFPVSVEELWNFFSVPCNFEKITPPSLGFNIVSGGNWPMYVGMTITYTVSSVFNLPFTWVNEITQVEERKSFVDKQRSGPYAYWNHEHYFNTIPNGVEMIDILEYKMPLGLLGSLVHPFSLKGKIEKIFQYRSGKLEELFGVYTAPGVIQDLLSKNHRD, from the coding sequence ATGTATCGCATAGAACGAAAACAACAATTTCCTGTAAGTGTGGAAGAATTATGGAATTTTTTTTCGGTTCCATGTAATTTTGAAAAAATAACACCACCTTCCTTGGGTTTCAATATCGTTTCCGGAGGAAATTGGCCTATGTATGTCGGCATGACAATAACCTATACGGTTAGTTCCGTTTTTAATCTTCCATTCACCTGGGTAAATGAAATCACACAGGTAGAAGAACGGAAATCTTTTGTAGATAAACAGCGTTCGGGGCCTTATGCATATTGGAATCACGAACATTATTTTAATACTATTCCAAATGGTGTTGAGATGATCGATATTCTGGAATATAAAATGCCGTTGGGTTTGTTAGGTAGTCTGGTACACCCTTTTTCACTAAAAGGGAAAATTGAAAAAATATTTCAATACAGAAGCGGGAAACTCGAAGAATTATTTGGTGTATATACAGCGCCGGGTGTTATTCAGGATCTATTAAGTAAAAATCATAGAGATTGA
- the dnaB gene encoding replicative DNA helicase: MEFGKSRTKATGFVAKNTIASDLLAGMGKLPPQAIEVEEAVLGALLLEKDALTSVIDILKPESFYKEAHQKIYLAVLELFDRSEPVDLITVVNQLRSKAELEFVGGAYYITELTTKVSSAANIEFHARIVSEQSIKRNLITIASKIHKDAYEDTTDVFDLLDKTEKDLYEVSEANIRKNYSEMRSLIGQALKELAEKKDQADGLTGVPSGMSDLDRVTSGFQKSDLIIIAARPGMGKTAFVLSAMRNAAVDFKKPIALFSLEMSAVQLVNRLIASEAELDSYKIKTGKLEEYEWQQLHSKISPLTSAPIYIDDTPGLSIRELRTKARRLKSRNDIQMIIIDYLQLMSADTSNKGGGGNREQEISAISRALKGLAKELEVPVIALSQLSRAVESRGGDKRPQLSDLRESGAIEQDADIVMFLYRPEYYKIEQDEEGNPTAGTGEVIIAKHRNGSLETVKLKYIGKFTKFADLGGDFIDMDSNNWSGDQNKFFGGQTLGSKVNDFGGDDDGPAPF, encoded by the coding sequence ATGGAGTTTGGAAAATCGAGGACAAAAGCTACAGGGTTTGTAGCAAAAAATACTATAGCATCGGATCTGTTAGCCGGAATGGGAAAGCTCCCGCCGCAGGCCATTGAAGTGGAAGAGGCTGTATTGGGGGCATTATTGCTGGAGAAAGATGCGTTGACTTCAGTAATTGATATTTTAAAACCTGAAAGTTTTTACAAAGAAGCACATCAGAAAATATATTTAGCTGTTCTGGAATTGTTTGACCGTTCGGAACCGGTCGATCTGATTACTGTTGTAAATCAGCTGCGTTCAAAAGCGGAGCTGGAATTTGTCGGCGGTGCGTATTACATTACGGAATTGACAACAAAGGTCAGTTCGGCAGCCAACATTGAATTTCACGCGCGTATCGTTTCAGAACAATCGATCAAACGTAATCTGATTACGATTGCTTCTAAAATTCACAAAGACGCCTATGAAGATACTACAGACGTTTTTGATTTATTAGATAAAACAGAAAAGGACCTGTACGAAGTTTCTGAAGCCAACATCCGTAAGAATTATTCTGAAATGAGAAGTTTGATCGGACAGGCATTGAAAGAGCTGGCAGAAAAGAAAGACCAGGCGGATGGATTAACAGGCGTACCAAGCGGTATGTCTGATCTGGACCGTGTTACGTCTGGTTTTCAAAAAAGTGATCTGATCATCATTGCTGCCCGTCCGGGTATGGGAAAGACAGCCTTTGTCTTGTCTGCCATGCGCAATGCAGCAGTTGATTTTAAGAAACCTATTGCCTTATTCTCTTTGGAGATGTCGGCTGTTCAGCTTGTGAATCGTTTAATTGCTTCTGAAGCTGAACTGGATAGTTATAAAATTAAAACAGGTAAGCTGGAAGAATACGAATGGCAGCAATTGCACAGTAAAATTTCTCCATTAACTTCTGCTCCTATATACATTGATGATACACCGGGTTTATCGATCCGGGAACTGCGTACCAAAGCGCGCCGCTTGAAATCGCGTAATGATATTCAGATGATCATCATTGATTACCTGCAGCTGATGTCTGCTGATACAAGTAACAAAGGCGGCGGCGGTAACCGTGAACAGGAAATCTCTGCGATCTCGCGTGCATTAAAAGGATTGGCCAAAGAACTGGAAGTGCCTGTAATTGCGCTTTCTCAGTTGAGTCGTGCGGTTGAATCCAGAGGAGGAGATAAACGTCCGCAGCTTTCAGATTTACGTGAATCTGGTGCGATTGAACAGGATGCGGATATTGTAATGTTCCTGTACCGTCCGGAATACTATAAAATCGAACAGGATGAAGAAGGAAATCCGACAGCAGGTACAGGTGAAGTAATTATTGCCAAACACCGTAACGGTTCGCTGGAAACAGTTAAACTGAAATACATCGGTAAGTTTACGAAATTCGCCGATCTTGGCGGAGATTTCATTGATATGGATAGCAATAACTGGAGCGGAGATCAGAATAAATTCTTCGGCGGACAAACGCTGGGCAGTAAGGTCAACGACTTCGGCGGCGACGACGACGGGCCGGCACCGTTTTAG
- a CDS encoding alpha amylase C-terminal domain-containing protein: protein MKEKKGIALIEDDPWLEPYEAEIQDRIIRYKRAVKEIKEHYGDLLTFATGHKYYGINFDEDERGWYYREWAPEAYEVYLTGDFNDWDRRSHPLTRNEFGVWQIFLPYDLYQKRFVHKSKIKVQIVGANGTHDRIPAYITRVVQDTETTDFSGQLWFPQKPFEWTDRDFNLRKIKNPIIYEAHVGMAQEKEGVGTYREFADKIVPRIRQMGYNSIQLMAVMEHPYYGSFGYHVSNFFAPSSRFGTPEDLKYLVDRAHKFGLAVIMDVVHSHAVKNLSEGLNEFDGSDHQYFHPGDRGYHTGWDSKLFDYGKLEVKRFLLSNLRYWLEEYHFDGFRFDGVTSMLYFDHGMKTFDSYDTYFKGGVDFDAVTYLQLANEVTHRYLKDSITIAEDVSGMPGLSRSIRDGGVGFDYRLAMGIPDFWIKYLKHLQDEQWNIYEMWSTLTNRRYKEKTIAYAESHDQAMVGDKTIAFWLMDKEMYFHMQVDDPNPVIDRGIAIHKLLRLFTFALGGEGYLNFMGNEFGHPEWIDFPREGNGWSYQYARRQWSLVDNPKLKYQYLGAFDEAMMRLVRKTRLLAAEPAQQLNMDDHNKVIIFERNNMIFVFNFSVSNSVFDYKFKSFAPGTFEIVLNSDDTRFGGHGRVDDTLEYHTNTEGQLSIYTPNRSVLVFQRKEASE from the coding sequence ATGAAAGAGAAAAAAGGAATCGCCCTAATTGAAGACGACCCATGGCTGGAGCCCTATGAAGCTGAAATTCAAGATCGCATTATCCGGTATAAACGCGCAGTAAAAGAAATTAAAGAACATTACGGAGACCTGTTGACATTTGCCACAGGACATAAATACTATGGCATAAATTTCGATGAGGACGAGCGCGGCTGGTATTACAGAGAATGGGCTCCTGAAGCCTATGAAGTATACCTTACAGGTGACTTCAACGATTGGGACAGACGTTCACATCCGTTGACACGCAATGAATTTGGTGTGTGGCAGATCTTCCTTCCATACGATCTGTATCAAAAACGTTTTGTTCATAAAAGTAAAATTAAAGTACAGATTGTAGGTGCCAATGGCACACACGACCGTATTCCGGCATACATAACCCGCGTTGTACAGGATACTGAAACAACAGACTTCTCCGGACAGCTTTGGTTCCCGCAAAAACCTTTTGAATGGACAGACCGCGATTTCAATTTGCGCAAGATCAAAAATCCGATTATCTACGAAGCACACGTAGGGATGGCGCAGGAGAAAGAAGGTGTTGGTACGTACAGAGAATTTGCGGATAAGATTGTTCCCCGCATCCGTCAGATGGGCTATAACAGCATTCAGCTGATGGCTGTTATGGAACACCCGTATTATGGTTCATTTGGTTATCACGTTTCCAATTTCTTTGCTCCTTCTTCCCGCTTCGGCACGCCTGAAGATCTGAAATACCTGGTAGATCGTGCACATAAATTCGGACTGGCAGTAATCATGGACGTTGTGCATTCACATGCCGTAAAAAATCTGTCTGAAGGCCTGAATGAATTTGATGGCAGCGATCATCAATACTTCCATCCGGGCGACAGAGGGTATCATACGGGCTGGGATTCTAAACTATTTGATTACGGCAAGCTTGAAGTAAAACGCTTTCTGCTATCAAACCTACGTTACTGGCTGGAAGAATATCACTTTGATGGTTTCCGCTTTGATGGTGTTACTTCGATGCTGTATTTTGATCACGGCATGAAAACATTTGACAGCTACGACACCTATTTTAAAGGCGGTGTGGATTTTGATGCCGTTACGTATTTACAATTAGCCAACGAGGTAACCCATAGGTATTTAAAAGATTCCATTACGATTGCTGAAGATGTAAGCGGTATGCCGGGCTTATCACGCTCCATACGAGATGGCGGTGTTGGTTTCGATTACCGTTTGGCAATGGGTATACCTGATTTCTGGATCAAGTATTTAAAACATTTGCAGGATGAGCAATGGAACATCTATGAAATGTGGAGCACGTTAACGAATCGACGCTACAAAGAAAAAACAATTGCCTATGCAGAGTCGCATGACCAGGCAATGGTTGGCGACAAAACCATTGCCTTCTGGTTAATGGACAAGGAAATGTATTTCCACATGCAGGTAGATGATCCCAATCCGGTGATTGACCGCGGCATTGCGATACATAAGCTGCTGCGTTTATTTACGTTTGCCCTGGGCGGCGAAGGGTATTTAAACTTTATGGGCAATGAATTCGGGCATCCGGAATGGATTGATTTTCCAAGGGAAGGAAACGGCTGGAGTTACCAATACGCCCGCCGCCAGTGGTCGCTGGTAGATAATCCTAAATTGAAATATCAATACTTAGGAGCATTTGATGAAGCGATGATGCGTCTGGTACGTAAAACACGATTGCTTGCAGCAGAACCTGCACAGCAATTGAATATGGACGACCACAACAAAGTGATTATCTTCGAACGCAATAATATGATCTTTGTATTCAATTTCAGTGTAAGCAATTCGGTATTTGATTATAAATTCAAATCATTCGCACCGGGTACATTTGAGATCGTATTAAATAGCGACGACACACGTTTCGGCGGTCACGGCCGTGTAGATGACACACTTGAATACCATACCAACACAGAAGGTCAGTTGAGCATCTATACGCCAAACAGAAGTGTGCTGGTTTTTCAACGGAAAGAAGCATCAGAATAA
- a CDS encoding 3'-5' exonuclease, producing MTDQLPLFDAANAFKMKINKPIAFFDLETTGVNISTDRIIEICIVRVSPPDEKVEVKTFRVNPGMPIPDQSSAIHGIYDKDVADKPTFTEIAHQINQFMKDCDLGGFNSIRFDIPLLIEEFFRAGIEFDITKRKLVDSQRIFHLMEPRTLGAAYKFYCNKDLENAHSAEADTLATYYILKAQIERYADKQIKDAEGKVSIPIKNDMQVLHDFSVGNMVDLAGRMIMSDKGEELFNFGKYKGMKVKDTLVKDPMYYDWIMKGDFPQDTKKKLTQIKLKNFGGLK from the coding sequence ATGACCGATCAACTCCCGCTTTTCGATGCCGCAAATGCATTTAAAATGAAAATAAACAAACCTATTGCATTCTTTGATTTAGAAACAACAGGTGTAAACATTTCTACGGATCGAATTATTGAGATTTGTATTGTTCGGGTTTCTCCTCCGGATGAAAAGGTTGAAGTAAAAACATTCCGTGTAAACCCCGGCATGCCGATCCCTGATCAATCGAGCGCCATACATGGTATTTATGACAAAGATGTTGCCGACAAACCTACGTTTACGGAAATTGCACATCAGATCAATCAGTTCATGAAAGACTGTGATCTGGGAGGGTTTAACAGCATTCGGTTTGATATACCTTTATTAATTGAAGAATTTTTCAGAGCGGGAATTGAATTCGATATTACAAAAAGGAAGTTAGTGGATTCGCAGCGCATCTTCCATTTAATGGAACCGCGAACACTTGGTGCCGCCTATAAATTTTATTGCAACAAAGACCTTGAAAACGCACACAGTGCAGAAGCGGATACACTTGCAACGTATTACATTTTAAAAGCACAGATTGAACGGTATGCAGACAAGCAAATAAAAGATGCAGAAGGTAAAGTAAGTATTCCGATTAAAAATGATATGCAGGTGCTGCATGATTTTTCAGTAGGCAATATGGTTGATCTGGCAGGCCGTATGATCATGAGTGACAAAGGTGAAGAACTATTCAATTTTGGCAAATACAAAGGCATGAAAGTAAAGGATACATTGGTGAAAGATCCGATGTATTATGACTGGATCATGAAAGGTGATTTTCCGCAGGATACCAAGAAAAAGCTTACACAGATCAAATTAAAAAACTTTGGTGGATTAAAATAA
- the murC gene encoding UDP-N-acetylmuramate--L-alanine ligase codes for MANNKVHFIAIGGAVMHNLALALHHKGYLVSGSDDEIFEPSRTRLAAYNLLPAEMGWFPEKITTDLDAVILGMHARNDNPELQKARELGIKIYSFPEYIYEQSKDKQRIVIAGSHGKTTITAMIMHVLKTHKRKFDYLVGAKLDGFETMVQITDDAPIIIIEGDEYLTSPLDLTPKFLHYHHHIGLISGVAWDHINVYPTFEEYVKQFDAFADSTPKGGILIYSESDDLATLVADKPRPDVQAIGYSAPKHEIVNGITYLLTDKGKIELEVFGKHNLKNINAAKNVCLKIGITEAMFYDAIKTFKGAANRLEILGRGKHNVVFKDFAHAPSKLKATSKAVKKQFSDRKLIAVLELHTFSSLNKEFLSQYKDTYKAPDEPIVYFNPETVKHKRLEEITEADIIEAFDNPKLNVFTDSKKLEEFLFSHDWKHSNLLLMSSGNFGGIDLKKLTSHVLNQHA; via the coding sequence ATGGCAAACAACAAGGTTCATTTCATTGCAATTGGTGGTGCAGTTATGCATAATCTGGCATTAGCCCTACACCATAAAGGATATTTGGTAAGCGGTTCAGACGATGAAATTTTTGAACCTTCCAGAACACGGTTGGCAGCGTACAATTTACTGCCTGCAGAAATGGGTTGGTTTCCGGAGAAAATAACAACAGACTTGGATGCGGTTATTTTAGGTATGCATGCACGCAATGACAATCCGGAATTACAGAAAGCACGTGAACTGGGAATTAAAATATATTCTTTCCCGGAATACATATACGAACAGTCAAAAGACAAACAACGCATTGTAATTGCGGGTAGTCATGGTAAAACAACGATCACCGCAATGATTATGCATGTACTCAAAACACACAAGCGCAAGTTTGATTACCTGGTAGGTGCAAAATTAGATGGCTTTGAAACAATGGTTCAGATCACAGACGATGCCCCGATCATCATTATTGAAGGAGATGAATATTTAACATCACCGCTGGATCTGACACCAAAATTCCTGCACTATCATCACCACATCGGTTTGATCAGCGGCGTTGCCTGGGATCACATCAATGTATACCCTACATTTGAGGAATATGTTAAACAGTTTGATGCCTTTGCCGATTCAACTCCCAAAGGCGGCATTCTGATCTACAGTGAATCAGACGACCTGGCAACTTTAGTGGCAGATAAACCAAGACCGGATGTACAGGCAATCGGTTATTCTGCACCGAAGCATGAGATTGTAAACGGCATTACGTACCTGCTTACAGATAAAGGCAAAATTGAACTGGAAGTTTTCGGAAAACACAATCTTAAAAACATTAATGCTGCGAAAAATGTGTGCTTAAAAATAGGTATTACGGAAGCGATGTTCTATGATGCAATCAAAACATTTAAAGGTGCAGCAAACCGTCTTGAAATATTGGGCAGAGGCAAACATAATGTTGTGTTCAAAGATTTTGCACATGCTCCCTCAAAATTAAAGGCAACATCTAAAGCTGTAAAAAAACAGTTTTCAGACCGTAAACTTATTGCCGTACTTGAACTGCATACATTCAGCAGTTTAAACAAAGAGTTTCTTTCTCAATACAAAGACACATACAAAGCTCCGGATGAACCAATCGTTTATTTCAATCCGGAAACAGTTAAACATAAACGGTTAGAAGAAATTACGGAAGCCGATATCATTGAAGCATTTGACAATCCTAAATTGAACGTTTTTACGGACAGCAAAAAACTTGAAGAATTTCTATTTTCACACGACTGGAAACACAGTAATTTATTATTGATGAGTTCCGGAAATTTTGGAGGTATTGACTTAAAAAAATTAACATCACACGTATTGAATCAACACGCATAA
- a CDS encoding peptidase U32 family protein — translation MKKKVEILAPAKNLYQGMAAINAGADAVYIGAPQFGARTNATNPVEDIAELVRYAHLFKAQVFVVLNTILYDNELDTCEKLIHELYHIGVDALIIQDMAIMEMNIPPIVIHASTQANNRDPKHVKFLADAGMKRAVLARELNLDQIRDIAEATDVELEFFVSGALCVSFSGNCYMSIAGGERSANRGSCAQNCRLPYNLIDGTGKTLIANSHLLSIKDLDLSDQLPNLIEAGITSFKIEGRLKDIVYVKNNVSYLRKKLDAFLENNERFEKASSGRTFYNFDAEMDRSFNRGYTDYFVNKRTERIGSWDTPKSQGQVIGKVIEVKHNGYVIENSDKLNNGDGLYFINEAGEADGAQINTITNNVVIPNTFKPIKVGTMIYRNADAEFNKLVEREDSAIRKIGVSLLFSEVPEGFQLKAIDEDGHESISTLDVQKELSKNGDGVIDNIKKNLAKTGNTPFIVDKLDVTLSANWFLPISKINEIRRIVLEELIDVRVASYNRKEYQIKKTDHPYPVEKLDFMYNVSNKMARTFYHRHGVTEIEKAFELQWDPGKARVMTTKYCVKYELGKCARYQRDTMGEKVVEPLVLKHGENEYKLKFNCKPCEMEIWEKDADLVFDEDDY, via the coding sequence ATGAAAAAGAAAGTTGAAATACTTGCTCCTGCCAAAAACCTATATCAAGGAATGGCAGCTATCAATGCCGGAGCAGATGCTGTATATATTGGCGCACCTCAATTCGGAGCACGAACCAATGCAACCAATCCGGTTGAAGACATAGCAGAGCTTGTGCGTTACGCACACTTATTCAAAGCTCAGGTATTTGTAGTATTAAACACTATTTTATACGACAACGAACTAGACACCTGTGAAAAACTCATTCACGAGCTGTATCATATTGGTGTAGATGCATTGATCATTCAGGACATGGCCATTATGGAAATGAACATCCCTCCTATTGTGATCCATGCCAGTACACAAGCCAATAACCGCGATCCGAAACATGTAAAGTTTCTGGCAGATGCCGGCATGAAACGCGCCGTGCTGGCACGCGAATTAAATTTAGATCAGATCAGAGACATTGCTGAAGCAACGGATGTTGAACTGGAATTTTTTGTTTCCGGAGCCTTATGTGTATCCTTCAGCGGCAATTGCTACATGAGTATTGCCGGCGGAGAGCGCAGTGCTAACCGCGGCTCGTGTGCACAAAACTGCCGCTTGCCTTATAACCTGATTGATGGTACAGGTAAAACACTTATTGCAAACAGCCATTTATTATCTATCAAAGATCTTGACTTAAGCGATCAATTACCAAATCTCATTGAAGCTGGTATTACTTCGTTTAAAATTGAAGGCCGTTTGAAGGATATTGTCTATGTAAAAAACAATGTATCCTACCTGCGCAAAAAGCTGGATGCGTTCCTTGAAAATAACGAACGTTTTGAAAAAGCTTCCTCCGGGCGCACATTCTACAATTTTGATGCTGAAATGGATCGCAGCTTCAACAGAGGTTATACCGACTATTTTGTAAACAAAAGAACAGAGCGGATCGGCTCATGGGACACACCAAAATCTCAGGGACAAGTAATCGGTAAAGTTATTGAAGTAAAACATAACGGTTACGTCATTGAAAATTCAGATAAACTAAACAATGGGGATGGTTTATATTTCATAAATGAAGCCGGTGAAGCCGATGGCGCGCAAATAAATACAATCACCAATAATGTAGTTATTCCAAATACCTTTAAGCCAATTAAAGTCGGCACAATGATTTACCGGAATGCCGATGCGGAATTCAATAAATTGGTTGAACGGGAAGACAGTGCGATCCGTAAGATCGGCGTATCGCTGCTATTCAGTGAAGTACCTGAAGGTTTCCAGCTTAAAGCAATTGATGAAGACGGACATGAAAGTATTTCAACACTTGACGTTCAGAAGGAATTAAGCAAAAATGGCGACGGCGTTATAGACAACATTAAAAAAAATCTGGCTAAAACAGGAAATACACCGTTTATCGTTGACAAGCTGGACGTAACGCTTTCAGCAAATTGGTTTCTGCCTATTTCAAAAATAAATGAGATCAGAAGAATTGTATTAGAAGAACTGATTGATGTACGTGTTGCTTCATACAATCGTAAAGAATATCAAATCAAAAAAACGGATCATCCATATCCGGTAGAAAAACTCGATTTCATGTATAATGTATCCAATAAAATGGCCAGGACATTTTACCACAGACATGGTGTTACTGAAATTGAAAAAGCATTTGAATTACAATGGGACCCGGGCAAGGCACGTGTAATGACAACCAAATACTGCGTAAAATATGAATTAGGCAAATGTGCACGCTATCAGCGCGACACCATGGGCGAAAAAGTTGTCGAGCCTTTAGTATTAAAGCATGGTGAAAATGAATACAAACTTAAATTCAATTGTAAACCTTGTGAAATGGAGATCTGGGAAAAGGATGCCGATCTCGTTTTTGATGAAGATGATTATTAA
- a CDS encoding zinc ribbon domain-containing protein YjdM: protein MSDITPPCPACKSSYAYEVDSLLVCPECNYEWNPSDIEEALHTDMIIKDSNGNVLQDGDTVVIIKDLPVKGAPKAIKAGTKVKNIRLTDGDHNIDCKVDGFGAMALKSEFVRKA, encoded by the coding sequence ATGTCTGATATTACTCCTCCCTGTCCTGCATGTAAATCGTCTTATGCTTACGAAGTGGATTCGTTACTGGTATGTCCGGAATGTAATTATGAATGGAACCCTTCTGATATTGAAGAGGCATTACATACAGATATGATTATTAAGGATTCCAATGGAAATGTACTGCAAGATGGCGACACGGTTGTAATCATAAAAGACCTGCCGGTGAAAGGTGCACCCAAAGCAATAAAAGCCGGTACAAAAGTTAAAAATATACGCTTAACAGACGGCGATCACAATATTGATTGCAAGGTAGATGGTTTTGGTGCCATGGCCTTAAAGTCTGAATTTGTGCGGAAGGCGTAA
- a CDS encoding acyltransferase family protein — protein MYLNKPNRLEELDALRGIAALLVIFFHFTLNRTEYNSFFKLGTTGVDLFFMISGFVIFMSLQKISRGVDFVINRASRLYPTYWACVSFTFILLSTYYIYKGTFHPAASFIQFIGNLTMFQFYLGIEDIDGPYWTMIIEMLFYIFILILFKLKSIKYVIHVAVTLCCITVTGEYYTIKPIIEIISWIPLLSFLPLFLAGIIFYNIYTNKNSLLLNYSLLTFCLLCQLVLFSHAGRSVLFINQAAYTCMLCFYFILFILFVNKKLSFLVNKVTLFLGNISFALYLIHQCVSLFFIIPIFNNVFGINFWIVCICIDLPVIIGLATFITYKIEQPYSRKMKEKLRAVFIQQNNTRHIKTS, from the coding sequence ATGTATTTAAATAAGCCAAACAGATTAGAAGAGTTAGATGCGTTAAGAGGTATTGCGGCGTTACTCGTTATTTTTTTTCATTTTACACTTAACAGAACTGAATATAATTCTTTTTTCAAATTGGGTACAACAGGCGTTGATCTGTTTTTTATGATCAGTGGTTTTGTAATATTCATGAGCCTGCAAAAAATATCAAGGGGAGTTGATTTTGTAATAAACAGAGCCAGCAGGTTATACCCAACGTATTGGGCATGTGTATCTTTTACATTTATCCTGTTAAGTACATATTACATTTACAAGGGCACGTTTCATCCCGCAGCATCTTTTATCCAATTCATAGGAAATCTTACTATGTTTCAATTTTATCTGGGAATTGAAGATATAGACGGCCCTTACTGGACTATGATTATTGAAATGCTTTTTTATATCTTTATTTTAATATTGTTTAAATTAAAATCAATAAAATATGTAATACACGTAGCTGTTACCCTATGCTGTATAACTGTAACTGGTGAATATTATACGATCAAACCGATAATAGAAATTATCAGCTGGATACCTTTATTGAGTTTTCTGCCGTTATTTTTAGCCGGCATAATTTTCTATAACATCTATACAAATAAGAATAGCCTGCTTCTAAATTATTCGTTGCTTACATTTTGTTTATTATGTCAGCTCGTACTTTTTTCGCATGCAGGAAGATCCGTACTTTTCATAAATCAGGCCGCGTATACATGCATGTTGTGTTTTTATTTCATTCTTTTCATCTTATTCGTGAATAAAAAATTGTCCTTTCTGGTAAATAAAGTAACGCTGTTTTTAGGCAATATTTCATTTGCCTTGTATCTGATACATCAATGTGTCTCTCTGTTTTTTATCATTCCTATATTCAATAATGTCTTCGGAATAAATTTCTGGATTGTATGTATATGTATTGACCTGCCTGTTATTATTGGATTAGCAACATTTATAACCTACAAAATAGAGCAGCCTTACTCGAGGAAAATGAAAGAAAAATTGCGTGCTGTGTTTATTCAACAGAATAACACCCGGCATATAAAAACATCCTGA